A region of Nakaseomyces glabratus chromosome M, complete sequence DNA encodes the following proteins:
- the CAB2 gene encoding phosphopantothenate--cysteine ligase CAB2 (CAGL0M06721g~Ortholog(s) have phosphopantothenate--cysteine ligase activity, role in acetyl-CoA biosynthetic process from pantothenate, coenzyme A biosynthetic process and cytosol, nucleus localization): MVPPYSNGRPNIHTSITEVEHAIDRSISENVFPVAQTSEEASFFHNNPRPAYMDELIQDTREFIEYQHEQGRDKIVLVTSGGTTVPLENNTVRFIDNFSAGTRGAASAEQFLKNGYSVIFLHREFSLTPYNRKFTHNLKNSFLDFIDKDGVVKPEFKEQVLENKRLYDLYVSEEKKLLLLPFTTVNQYLWSLKSVAKLLDSRGSLFYLAAAVSDFFVPHSRMPQHKIQSRDYKLDGDSSSDDTTTTTADGKLIVNLDPVPKFLRRLVESWASQAMIVSFKLETDERILIHKAITALDRYNHQLVIGNLLQTRNKEVVFVSSTNRDGDWIRLDNSVKTIEELIVPEVIKRHDAWVAKNT; encoded by the coding sequence ATGGTCCCACCATATAGCAACGGGAGGCCGAACATTCATACCTCTATCACTGAGGTCGAGCATGCCATCGACCGGAGTATCAGTGAGAATGTGTTCCCAGTGGCACAGACTTCTGAAGAGGCTAGTTTCTTCCACAATAATCCTAGGCCAGCGTATATGGATGAGCTAATACAGGATACCCGTGAGTTTATCGAGTACCAGCACGAGCAAGGCCGGGACAAGATAGTGTTAGTGACTTCTGGTGGTACCACAGTGCCCTTGGAGAACAACACAGTGAGGTTCATTGACAACTTCTCTGCTGGTACGCGTGGTGCTGCAAGTGCTGAGCAGTTCCTCAAGAACGGTTACAGCGTCATATTCTTGCATAGAGAGTTCTCGTTGACACCTTACAACAGGAAGTTTACGCATAACTTGAAGAACTCGTTCCTGGACTTCATTGACAAAGATGGGGTTGTGAAGCCCGAGTTCAAGGAGCAAGTGCTCGAGAATAAGAGGCTTTACGACTTATACGTCTCTgaggagaagaagctgCTCCTACTACCCTTTACCACTGTTAATCAATATCTGTGGTCGTTGAAAAGCGTAGCAAAGCTGCTGGACTCTCGTGGTAGTCTGTTCTACCTGGCAGCAGCAGTGAGCGACTTCTTCGTTCCACACTCACGTATGCCTCAGCACAAGATCCAGTCCCGAGACTACAAGCTTGACGGAGATAGCAGCAGTGATGATACCACTACGACAACAGCAGACGGGAAACTAATAGTCAACTTAGACCCTGTTCCTAAATTCCTAAGAAGATTAGTTGAATCTTGGGCATCGCAAGCCATGATAGTGTCTTTCAAGCTAGAGACCGATGAACGCATACTGATCCACAAGGCAATTACTGCACTAGATAGATACAACCACCAACTGGTGATAGGTAACTTACTACAGACAAGAAACAAAGAGGTAGTGTTTGTGTCTTCGACAAACCGTGATGGTGATTGGATTAGATTGGATAACTCCGTGAAGACAATAGAAGAGCTGATAGTACCAGAAGTAATCAAGCGTCACGATGCTTGGGTAGCCAAAAACACataa